A window from Bos mutus isolate GX-2022 chromosome 1, NWIPB_WYAK_1.1, whole genome shotgun sequence encodes these proteins:
- the S100B gene encoding protein S100-B, giving the protein MSELEKAVVALIDVFHQYSGREGDKHKLKKSELKELINNELSHFLEEIKEQEVVDKVMETLDSDGDGECDFQEFMAFVAMITTACHEFFEHE; this is encoded by the exons ATGTCTGAGTTAGAGAAGGCCGTGGTGGCCCTCATTGACGTCTTCCATCAATATTCCGGGAGGGAAGGTGACAAGCACAAGCTGAAGAAGTCAGAACTCAAGGAGCTCATCAACAAtgaactttctcattttttagaG GAAATCAAAGAGCAGGAGGTTGTGGACAAAGTCATGGAGACACTGGACAGTGATGGGGACGGCGAATGTGACTTCCAGGAATTTATGGCTTTCGTTGCCATGATTACCACTGCCTGCCACGAGTTCTTCGAACACgaataa